In Spiroplasma chinense, a single window of DNA contains:
- a CDS encoding HNH endonuclease, protein MSDTVKKNNEKLYRNIVNGEIKMMNHNEFDKLQIHYDEFVTEAEKLIYKEIKPSEIFLDGSNSALSNKKKNNKKFIRFKKDDKDIIVYFLQIKNSGNDNDDNKRLQLYKKFLVKDTMIFALGVLSIGEEYIVSLTANLYDFLTRYDGESYSSYWISTFQEVEEIAFGKNEATIDEKYNYKTKDLKKIIKELDSRINYNGKNQLTSFNDLDVLFDFVETDLSDLKVEDFNDKNITDLIHKNKLIRNQKIVEEHLKNYQECINCLKKQTFIKNGLDIMYFDVHHFIPYHLKVQKKFKKTLDSKINLVSLCPLCHKMIHLSNEEEQGKMVEFIAKKVVNEDFLKVYPEYSLEKLKEIYLQVYRKELEENE, encoded by the coding sequence ATGAGTGACACAGTTAAAAAAAATAATGAAAAACTTTACAGAAATATAGTTAACGGTGAAATTAAAATGATGAATCATAATGAATTTGATAAGTTACAAATCCATTATGATGAATTTGTAACAGAAGCTGAAAAACTAATATACAAAGAAATAAAACCCTCTGAAATTTTTTTAGATGGTAGTAATTCAGCATTATCCAATAAAAAAAAGAATAACAAAAAATTTATTAGATTTAAAAAAGATGACAAAGACATAATAGTTTATTTTTTACAAATAAAAAATTCTGGAAATGATAATGATGATAACAAAAGGCTTCAACTATACAAAAAATTTTTAGTTAAGGATACTATGATTTTTGCATTGGGAGTGCTTTCTATAGGAGAAGAATATATAGTCTCTTTAACTGCAAATTTATACGATTTTTTGACACGATATGATGGTGAATCATACTCTTCATATTGAATTTCTACTTTCCAAGAAGTTGAAGAAATTGCTTTTGGTAAAAACGAAGCAACTATTGATGAAAAATATAATTACAAGACAAAAGATTTGAAAAAAATTATAAAAGAACTGGATTCAAGAATTAACTATAATGGAAAAAATCAACTAACTTCATTTAATGATTTAGATGTGTTATTCGATTTTGTAGAAACAGATTTAAGTGATTTAAAAGTTGAAGATTTTAATGACAAGAACATTACTGATTTAATACATAAAAACAAACTTATTAGAAATCAAAAGATAGTAGAAGAACATCTCAAAAATTATCAAGAGTGTATTAATTGTTTAAAAAAACAAACTTTTATAAAGAATGGTTTAGATATAATGTATTTTGATGTTCATCATTTCATCCCTTATCACTTAAAAGTGCAAAAAAAATTTAAAAAAACATTAGATAGTAAGATTAACTTGGTTTCATTATGTCCTTTGTGTCATAAAATGATACACTTATCTAATGAAGAAGAACAAGGTAAAATGGTTGAATTTATAGCAAAAAAAGTTGTAAATGAAGATTTTTTAAAAGTCTATCCTGAATATTCTTTAGAAAAACTAAAAGAAATTTATTTACAAGTATATAGAAAAGAGTTAGAAGAAAATGAGTAA
- a CDS encoding ABC transporter ATP-binding protein gives MIEIKNLTRVFKNDTGIKNVTFNINDGDIIAFVGDNGAGKTTTIKAIFDELKVTQGEILIDGENLFKNNNLQKLAFFPDTNNIPLDMKLSEYILFLCAANGIEKHEIDKNLQNVYEMLHLEKFINKRIRELSAGWKKKAIMASVLIRSPKYIILDEPTANLDVESKIEFISILKELNKLGVTIMITSHIIEELQEIANHLVLIKAGEIVYDKAFDNKKELIIDIYRKFIDPRNVEVGLLEKLYA, from the coding sequence ATGATAGAAATTAAAAATCTTACAAGGGTTTTTAAGAATGATACAGGTATCAAAAATGTTACTTTTAACATTAATGATGGAGATATCATTGCTTTCGTTGGGGACAACGGAGCTGGGAAAACTACAACAATTAAAGCTATCTTTGATGAACTTAAAGTTACTCAAGGAGAAATCTTAATTGATGGAGAAAACCTATTTAAAAACAACAATCTACAAAAACTGGCTTTCTTTCCAGATACAAACAACATTCCATTGGACATGAAATTAAGTGAATATATCTTATTTTTATGTGCAGCTAACGGGATAGAAAAGCATGAAATTGATAAAAACTTACAAAACGTTTATGAAATGCTACATTTAGAAAAATTCATAAACAAAAGAATTAGAGAACTTTCAGCGGGTTGAAAGAAAAAAGCCATTATGGCAAGTGTTCTTATTAGATCACCAAAATACATTATTTTAGATGAACCAACAGCTAACTTAGATGTTGAGTCAAAAATTGAGTTTATTTCAATTCTAAAAGAATTAAATAAACTTGGAGTTACTATTATGATTACAAGCCATATTATTGAAGAACTTCAAGAAATAGCAAACCACTTAGTGTTAATTAAAGCTGGTGAAATTGTATATGATAAAGCATTTGATAACAAAAAAGAGTTGATTATAGATATTTACAGAAAGTTTATAGACCCAAGAAATGTTGAAGTTGGTCTATTAGAGAAACTTTATGCATAA
- the dcm gene encoding DNA (cytosine-5-)-methyltransferase: MKKNNGKIRFVDLFAGIGGFHNAINKVANDMNMTTECVFVSEIDEYAIKTYTNNFNISDKNIINIRDVDEEATNVPEHDFLFAGFPCQTFSNAGKKRGFLDEIRGTLFFDIANILSKRTPRYILLENVKHLVNHDNGKTWKIINDKLREIGYLIPENPLILSPHEFGIPQERYRVFIPGIYVGPEKAKTEFLHISLEDRKKMNPLSNMNANEIVSFIKEKFLESDVDEKYFLASDPKNQYLLDVFDAWNEFLINVKKPEGRTLPVIWANELNKSYRIPSDWAEWRKKYIIDMRNIYKNNKDFIDQWLIKYEVHNWKKRELKFEWQAGKDINDIRKSFIQLRQSGIRCRRPTKFPTLVAMVQIPIIFDDNKKGWRHLTPRETANLQSFPKNYRIFNEISEDRKDFFSYKQFGNSVNVKVVSYIQEELLKIDKKTL, encoded by the coding sequence ATGAAAAAAAATAACGGTAAAATCAGGTTTGTTGATTTATTTGCCGGAATAGGTGGATTCCATAATGCAATAAATAAAGTAGCAAACGATATGAATATGACAACTGAATGTGTATTTGTATCTGAAATTGACGAATACGCTATAAAAACATATACTAATAACTTTAATATAAGCGATAAAAACATTATAAATATTAGAGATGTTGATGAAGAAGCTACAAACGTACCTGAACACGATTTTTTATTCGCAGGTTTCCCTTGTCAAACATTTTCTAATGCTGGTAAAAAAAGAGGTTTTCTAGATGAAATTAGAGGAACTCTGTTTTTTGACATTGCAAATATTTTAAGTAAGAGAACTCCAAGATATATATTGTTGGAAAATGTAAAACACCTTGTTAATCATGATAACGGTAAAACATGAAAAATAATTAATGATAAATTAAGAGAAATAGGTTATTTAATACCTGAAAATCCATTAATTTTATCACCACATGAATTTGGAATTCCTCAGGAAAGATACAGAGTCTTTATACCTGGTATTTATGTGGGTCCGGAAAAGGCCAAGACTGAGTTTTTACATATTTCTTTAGAAGACAGAAAAAAAATGAATCCACTCTCAAATATGAACGCTAATGAAATAGTTAGTTTTATAAAAGAAAAATTCTTGGAATCAGATGTGGATGAAAAATATTTCTTAGCATCAGATCCGAAAAATCAATATTTACTTGATGTTTTTGATGCATGAAATGAATTTTTAATTAATGTAAAAAAACCAGAAGGTAGAACTTTGCCTGTTATTTGGGCTAATGAGTTAAATAAAAGTTATAGAATACCTTCGGATTGAGCGGAATGAAGAAAAAAATATATTATAGATATGAGAAATATTTATAAAAATAATAAAGATTTCATCGATCAATGGTTAATCAAATATGAGGTACATAATTGAAAAAAAAGAGAATTAAAATTTGAATGACAAGCTGGTAAAGATATTAATGATATTAGAAAATCTTTTATACAGTTAAGACAAAGCGGAATAAGATGTAGAAGACCGACAAAGTTTCCTACATTAGTGGCTATGGTTCAAATACCTATAATATTTGATGATAACAAAAAAGGGTGGAGACACTTAACGCCAAGAGAAACTGCTAATTTACAAAGTTTTCCAAAAAATTATAGAATTTTTAATGAAATTAGCGAAGATAGAAAAGATTTTTTCAGTTATAAACAATTTGGTAATTCTGTAAATGTTAAAGTAGTTTCTTATATTCAAGAAGAATTATTGAAAATAGATAAAAAAACACTGTAG